A window of Bufo gargarizans isolate SCDJY-AF-19 chromosome 9, ASM1485885v1, whole genome shotgun sequence contains these coding sequences:
- the PAXX gene encoding protein PAXX — protein MEAEPWSTLCTVSHASQRYLCLCRVQTGTDLRIHVTNGNEVWRTDPIEEALEEWDAVRNVTSRDLVSKLREHFQSSPPLLAVQGSIVSLSFQVDSGKFSLDLLKVPISEARAQVQDVLFHLSDRVRSLEALLKDREDSAAPSVSPAKQSQRNQLLLIPDVRKKGFGGSSSQVKKRLPGESLINPGCKSKKAAKGVDFE, from the exons ATGGAGGCTGAGCCCTGGTCCACCCTGTGCACGGTCTCCCATGCCAGCCAGCGCTACCTGTGCCTCTGCAGAGTCCAGACTGGCACCGACCTCAGGATACA TGTGACTAACGGCAATGAAGTGTGGAGGACGGACCCCATAGAGGaggccctggaggaatgg GACGCGGTTCGTAATGTGACCTCACGTGATCTGGTGAGCAAATTGCG GGAACACTTCCAGAGCAGCCCCCCACTTCTAGCGGTGCAGGGCAGCATTGTGAGCTTGTCTTTCCAGGTGGATTCTGGGAAGTTTTCCCTGGACCTCTTAAAGGTTCCCATCTCTGAGGCGCGAGCGCAGGTGCAAGATGTGTTATTCCACTTGTCGGATCGAGTGAGGAGTTTAGAGGCGCTTCTTAAAG ATAGGGAGGACAGCGCCGCTCCGTCCGTCAGTCCAGCGAAGCAATCGCAGAGGAACCAGCTGCTCCTTATTCCAG ATGTTAGAAAGAAAGGTTTTGGGGGGTCGTcctcacaggtgaagaagagGCTCCCTGGGGAATCGCTTATTAATCCTGGCTGTAAGAG TAAAAAAGCAGCCAAGGGGGTCGATTTTGAATAA
- the LOC122919887 gene encoding uncharacterized protein LOC122919887 — protein MAKSKHSEKLHWSHKTSSAAGKEDRLLMVTEGLTVMDSLLPRLLSPLPGEVQDCVALLMSEVQNQCEELVDALIKDPQRDQYLAAMCRSLHTANVRLCSNVAYILGTAAEDPGVAVMLVNLAEKATDWDLLGRLGAMLLWDDAESVMNAAGALGTLAENSHGRRWILSSPDSDFIIENITKLLDSPSDWTASNCALVLARVSMCQEGCARLLEHPKSDMILQKIISSLHVDEAGCGLNAAFTLGRLCDTDTGRRRVLELEEADNMISALEAMMSGGDAGGSRNACFALTCLATSQAGHHHVLKSQHFPRVLETLCHLLQSPEQDSCWFAAITVKGISKFPSGVLRLRQHPTLESILKKIAASPTAGDELLQEVEGTLRSLQRLPQPGPPTAKILESGSVMVAWREYRPPSGLTVTYSLYDGDQLLYRGPSFSYVIPHCKPGRHRLKVVMETEGDCSPASPLTPVTVEEPLPSCPTDFQVVGRTATKVKLSWSPPAASSAGIRYVVYREDILVDTTSDLSCIVGGLAPSTSYTFSVCSCNSRGHSPRVSLVSRTMDRGDHAPDRLTVYVIGRSEMFITWEGPKDPVGRFFNYELSMNGKSVYLGTERSYTARRLTPSTEYTCTVCAITSEGRFESRPVTKRTARDEYSNLNKNQTGGSRHTASSPTAETTDQSEKSPRTEPPRRSSLTKSQSVRLVMSRQTGKSKRDNKVLCTRTRRDSVISWTAESNDSPTTNQSSPTKPPSPSDITPGQTSNKPLQKESSKCPEQAENNHEKKPELRNPADISPKLAKQVPLKTPGVLAQSSLSPDTRKPQSALAFRLTPIASLCSLEPEYLMMNSRAKTDNEHLRPPPNQEGPSQPILLQECPRALDKDKCATHKRTLQPVRDPIIRYKHRGLKINAWDFTEALTSGEKKLCTFSTTCPLTPTEEALTNLSAVSKSLVRQDSLLSRGPGHQDGRRHSWSHLRSELSSLQSLKSTEARSKGSLSGSVQKDVHVLIGDSGVTFRLPPAPIRIPHRVRPHH, from the exons ATGGC GAAAAGCAAACACTCAGAGAAGCTGCACTGGAGCCACAAGACGTCTTCAGCTGCAGGGAAGGAGGACAG GCTCCTCATGGTGACAGAAGGGCTAACCGTCATGGACAGCCTACTGCCCCGGCTGCTCTCGCCATTGCCGGGCGAGGTGCAGGATTGCGTGGCCCTGTTGATGAGCGAGGTgcagaatcagtgtgaggagctGGTGGACGCTCTGATAAAGGACCCCCAGCGTGATCAGTACTTGGCGGCCATGTGTAGATCCCTACACACGGCTAATGTCCG GCTCTGCAGTAATGTTGCCTACATTCTCGGTACAGCAGCGGAAGATCCAGGAGTCGCCGTCATGTTAGTGAACCTGGCAGAAAAGGCAACAGACTGGGACCTGCTGGGGAGACTGGGAGCAATGCTGCTGTGGGACGATGCAGAATCTGTAATGAATGCTGCTGGTGCCCTAGGAACACTG GCAGAGAACAGTCATGGCCGACGCTGGATTCTCTCGTCTCCGGATTCTGACTTCATCATTGAGAACATCACAAAACTTTTGGATTCCCCAAGTGACTGGACCGCCAGTAACTGCGCCCTGGTGCTCGCCCGCGTCTCAATGTGCCAGGAGGGGTGCGCACGGCTCCTGGAGCACCCGAAATCTGACATGATATTACAGAAGATCATCTCATCACTCCACGTGGATGAAGCAG GCTGCGGTCTGAACGCGGCTTTTACTCTCGGACGTCTGTGCGACACAGACACAGGGAGGAGACGAGTGCTGGAGCTGGAGGAGGCCGACAACATG ATCTCTGCACTGGAGGCCATGATGTCTGGAGGAGATGCAGGTGGAAGCAGAAATGCTTGCTTTGCCCTCACGTGCCTAGCGACTAGCCAAGCCGGCCACCACCACGTCCTGAAGAGCCAGCACTTCCCTCGTGTCCTCGAGACGCTCTGCCACCTCCTGCAGTCCCCGGAGCAGGACTCCTGCTGGTTCGCTGCCAT AACTGTTAAGGGAATATCCAAGTTTCCTTCAGGAGTCCTGAGACTACGGCAGCATCCTACACTTGAGTCCATCCTAAAA AAAATCGCAGCATCGCCCACAGCTGGGGACGAGCTGCTGCAAGAGGTGGAAGGGACGTTACGGAGCCTCCAGCGTCTCCCGCAACCTGGTCCTCCCACAGCAAAGATCCTGGAGTCCGGGTCCGTGATGGTGGCCTGGAGGGAATACCGACCGCCCAGCGGCCTTACTGTCACTTACAG CCTGTATGACGGCGAccagctcctgtaccgcggaccgtcCTTCTCGTATGTCATACCTCACTGCAAACCAGGTCGTCATCGTCTCAAAGTGGTCATGGAAACTGAAGGAGACTGCAGCCCGGCCAGTCCCCTCACcccagtgactgtggaggagcCGCTGCCCAGCTGCCCCACAGACTTCCAGGTGGTAGGACGTACGGCCACAAAGGTGAAACTATCCTGGAGCCCGCCAGCAGCATCCAGCGCAGGTATTAGATACGTGGTGTACAGGGAGGACATCCTTGTGGATACCACGTCCGACCTGAGCTGTATCGTGGGCGGCCTGGCCCCTTCCACCAGCTACACCTTCAGTGTATGTTCCTGTAACTCAAGGGGCCACAGCCCAAGAGTCTCCTTGGTCTCCAGAACCATGGACAGAGGGGACCACGCTCCGGACAGACTTACGGTCTACGTCATTGGTCGAAGCGAAATGTTCATCACTTGGGAAGGGCCCAAAGATCCGGTTGGCAGGTTTTTCAATTATGAACTCAGCATGAATGGAAAATCTGTGTATCTGGGGACTGAGCGCTCGTACACGGCCCGCCGCCTGACGCCCAGCACTGAGTATACCTGCACAGTCTGCGCCATCACCAGCGAAGGACGCTTCGAAAGCCGCCCTGTCACCAAGCGCACCGCCAGGGATGAATATAGCAACCTAAACAA AAACCAAACTGGGGGCAGTCGCCACACGGCCAGTTCCCCTACCGCAGAGACAACGGATCAAAGCGAGAAGTCGCCGCGGACGGAGCCACCCCGGAGAAGTTCTCTGACTAAAAGCCAGAGCGTGCGGCTGGTCATGAGCAGACAGACTGGCAAGTCGAAACGAGACAACAAAGTCCTCTGTACCAGAACCCG GAGAGACTCCGTTATATCCTGGACTGCAGAATCCAATGACAGCCCAACGACAAATCAATCCTCTCCAACCAAG CCCCCCTCTCCCAGCGACATAACCCCAGGACAGACAAGCAACAAACCTCTGCAAAAAGAAAGCAGTAAATGCCCAGAACAGGCTGAAAACAACCATGAAAAGAAGCCAGAGCTGAGGAATCCTGCTGACATCTCCCCAAAG CTTGCAAAGCAGGTTCCGTTAAAGACACCCGGCGTGTTGGCACAATCCAGCTTATCGCCTGACACCAGAAAGCCGCAAAGCGCGTTGGCTTTTCGTCTGACGCCTATTGCCTCCCTCTGCAGCCTGGAGCCAGAATATCTGATGATGAACAGCAGGGCCAAGACGGACAATGAACATCTCAGGCCGCCGCCGAACCAGGAGGGGCCCTCACAACCAAT CCTCCTCCAGGAATGTCCCAGGGCATTGGATAAAGACAAATGTGCCACCCACAAGAGGACACTGCAGCCTGTGCGAG ATCCCATCATCCGGTACAAGCACAGAGGCCTGAAGATCAACGCTTGGGACTTCACAGAAGCGCTAACGAGCGGAGAGAAAAAATTGTGCACATTCTCCACCACTTGTCCCTTGACTCCAACGGAAGAAGCCTTGACCAACCTTTCGGCAGTGTCCAAGAGCCTTGTACGCCAAGACAGCCTCCTGTCCCGCGGCCCAG GTCACCAAGATGGCAGACGTCACTCCTGGTCCCACCTCCGTTCAGAACTGTCCTCTCTCCAGAGCCTAAAAAGCACAGAAGCAAG GAGCAAAGGATCCTTATCTGGAAGTGTCCAGAAGGATGTTCATGTCCTAATAGGAGACTCGGGGGTGACATTCCGACTTCCACCCGCCCCTATCAGGATTCCGCACAGGGTCCGTCCCCACCACTGA